The Mesotoga sp. UBA6090 genome has a window encoding:
- a CDS encoding glycosyltransferase family 4 protein, with protein sequence MKTKVWILNHYATDMFFKRGGRHYWFAKYLIRDGYQPTIFCANTRHNTKNQLIKIERGKWNTNEIDGIPFVFVKTTNYLSNGLDRVRNMYSFYRNIFLVAKEYADAYGSPDVVLASSVHPLTLVAGIKIAKRFGVQCICEVRDLWPESIIAYGKMRSSSVLAKLLYAGEKWIYKKADKLIFTMEGGKDYIIDKGWDKEHRGPIDIEKVYHINNGVDLEDFEHNRNSHIIEDEDLKNDDLFKVVYTGSIRRVNKVGKLLDAAKLITNKKIRFLIWGDGDELASLKKRIIDEKIDNVIFKGWVEKKYIPYITSKAQLNVICGDNIPLFRYGVSMNKLFDYFAARKPILVTFKAGKSLIEKYMVGVELTSSDPLTIAKSVVDLVDNGQEMCTRYSMNTESAAREYSFDNLTRRLIEIIEME encoded by the coding sequence ATGAAAACAAAAGTATGGATTCTTAATCACTATGCCACAGATATGTTTTTCAAAAGAGGTGGACGTCATTACTGGTTTGCTAAGTACCTAATTAGAGATGGGTATCAGCCGACCATTTTCTGTGCAAATACAAGACACAACACAAAGAATCAGCTAATAAAAATAGAACGAGGGAAATGGAACACAAATGAAATTGATGGCATACCGTTTGTTTTCGTTAAAACAACAAACTACTTGAGCAACGGTCTAGACCGAGTAAGGAATATGTATTCCTTCTATAGAAACATATTCTTAGTTGCTAAAGAATATGCGGACGCTTATGGAAGTCCTGATGTAGTTCTTGCATCTAGTGTTCATCCCCTTACTTTAGTAGCAGGAATAAAAATTGCAAAAAGATTTGGAGTTCAATGTATTTGTGAAGTGCGCGACCTATGGCCAGAAAGTATAATAGCATACGGAAAAATGCGATCAAGTAGTGTTTTGGCTAAACTACTGTATGCCGGAGAGAAATGGATATATAAGAAGGCAGACAAGCTGATTTTCACGATGGAAGGTGGAAAAGATTACATCATTGATAAGGGTTGGGACAAAGAGCACAGAGGTCCTATTGATATAGAGAAGGTATATCACATAAACAATGGTGTAGACCTTGAGGATTTTGAGCACAACAGGAACAGCCACATAATTGAAGACGAGGATCTTAAAAACGATGATCTTTTCAAAGTAGTATACACAGGTTCAATAAGAAGAGTCAATAAAGTAGGTAAGCTATTGGATGCCGCTAAATTAATAACCAATAAGAAAATCCGTTTCCTTATTTGGGGTGACGGTGATGAATTGGCATCGCTGAAGAAGAGAATTATTGATGAAAAAATCGATAATGTAATATTTAAAGGATGGGTTGAGAAGAAGTACATTCCATATATTACTAGCAAAGCTCAACTCAACGTTATTTGTGGAGATAATATCCCCTTATTTCGGTATGGAGTTTCAATGAACAAGTTATTTGATTATTTCGCAGCCAGAAAGCCAATTCTCGTTACTTTCAAGGCCGGGAAATCTCTAATAGAGAAGTATATGGTTGGTGTGGAATTGACTTCATCGGATCCACTGACTATTGCTAAAAGTGTCGTAGATCTCGTTGATAATGGACAAGAAATGTGTACACGATATTCTATGAATACCGAAAGTGCGGCAAGAGAGTATAGC
- a CDS encoding acetyltransferase — MSLKPDIVLVGGGGHCKVVISILKRLDTFNITGISDLEENLGEEVLGIETRYTDDQLEELHNGGIKYAFVTLGSVGIPDNRIRLFEMLKHIGFEIPLIISIDSIVDESVEIDEGTVIMPGAIINPGTKIGKNCIINTGVIIDHDCMIGDHVHIAPGVTLSGSVKVGAGSHVGTGASVIHGIEIGSRVIVGAGSVIVNTIQDNKKVMGVPAK, encoded by the coding sequence ATGTCATTAAAGCCTGACATTGTTCTTGTCGGCGGCGGAGGTCATTGCAAAGTGGTGATCTCTATCTTAAAAAGGCTGGATACGTTCAACATAACAGGTATCTCCGATCTAGAAGAGAACCTTGGTGAAGAAGTCTTGGGAATAGAGACCAGATACACGGATGATCAACTGGAAGAGTTGCACAATGGAGGTATCAAATACGCCTTCGTCACTCTTGGAAGTGTAGGCATTCCTGATAACAGGATCAGACTCTTTGAAATGCTCAAGCATATTGGATTCGAAATCCCGTTAATTATCTCCATAGACTCAATAGTTGACGAGTCAGTAGAGATAGACGAAGGCACTGTAATAATGCCGGGAGCGATAATAAACCCCGGAACAAAGATCGGCAAGAACTGCATCATAAACACCGGGGTGATCATAGACCACGATTGCATGATTGGAGACCATGTTCATATCGCACCGGGTGTGACCTTGAGCGGCTCAGTCAAAGTAGGTGCAGGTTCTCATGTGGGAACTGGAGCATCGGTAATACACGGAATTGAAATTGGATCAAGGGTAATTGTTGGCGCAGGCAGTGTCATAGTTAATACAATACAAGACAACAAAAAGGTAATGGGAGTACCGGCGAAATGA
- a CDS encoding LegC family aminotransferase has protein sequence MDTIFLDAPNLGELEKQYLLKCVDSTFVSTAGPFIPEFEDKFARYVGTKRAVSTQSGTAAIHLALHELGVGPGDEVIVPVITFIASVNPIVYVGATPVFVDIDPSSWNMIPEQVEKAITKKTKAILPVHIYGNPCDMDALTKISESYGIPIIEDATESLGASVHGQMTGTFGSMACFSFNGNKVITTGGGGMITTNDEKLADHMKFLVNQARDESKGYYHPEIGFNYRMTNLEASLGLAQFERLPDFLQKKKRYCEIYREILTCVKEIEFQEEYHDSVSSWWLSSIKINHPTKGIPQIQKELKEKGIPTRRVFVPITEFPPYAKYKRKEYPNSYELYEKGLNLPSSTLNSEEQAEFVARSIVDVIKA, from the coding sequence ATGGATACGATATTCCTCGATGCACCAAACCTCGGAGAACTCGAAAAGCAATACCTGCTCAAATGCGTCGACTCTACGTTCGTCTCGACTGCAGGGCCATTCATACCGGAGTTCGAGGATAAGTTCGCCCGGTACGTGGGCACCAAGCGGGCCGTCTCTACCCAGAGCGGCACAGCCGCAATTCACCTCGCGCTCCATGAACTCGGCGTTGGCCCGGGAGACGAAGTGATCGTCCCAGTCATCACCTTCATCGCCTCGGTAAATCCCATAGTCTATGTGGGCGCGACTCCGGTTTTTGTCGATATCGATCCCTCCAGCTGGAACATGATTCCGGAACAGGTGGAGAAGGCTATAACAAAGAAGACAAAGGCAATACTCCCCGTTCACATCTACGGAAACCCCTGCGATATGGACGCGCTAACGAAGATCTCTGAATCATACGGCATACCCATTATTGAAGACGCGACCGAAAGCCTAGGAGCTTCGGTTCACGGACAAATGACAGGCACCTTCGGCTCTATGGCCTGCTTCTCTTTCAATGGGAACAAAGTCATCACCACTGGCGGCGGTGGAATGATAACCACAAACGACGAAAAACTTGCAGACCACATGAAATTCCTCGTCAACCAGGCCAGAGACGAAAGCAAGGGCTATTACCACCCCGAGATCGGCTTCAACTACCGCATGACTAACCTCGAAGCCTCGCTCGGTCTGGCCCAGTTCGAAAGACTGCCCGATTTTCTCCAGAAAAAAAAGAGATACTGCGAAATATACAGAGAAATACTCACATGCGTAAAGGAAATAGAGTTTCAGGAAGAATATCACGATTCTGTTAGCTCCTGGTGGCTCTCGTCTATAAAGATAAACCACCCGACAAAAGGCATCCCCCAGATCCAGAAAGAACTCAAAGAAAAGGGAATACCGACGAGAAGAGTATTTGTCCCGATAACGGAATTCCCCCCATACGCTAAATATAAAAGAAAAGAATACCCCAACTCATACGAACTGTACGAAAAGGGGCTGAATCTCCCTAGCTCTACGCTGAATAGCGAGGAGCAAGCGGAGTTTGTGGCAAGGAGTATCGTTGATGTCATTAAAGCCTGA